Proteins from a single region of Magnetospirillum sp. 15-1:
- a CDS encoding MoxR family ATPase, producing the protein MSFKGTDSYVATEDLLVAVNAALKLERPLLIKGEPGTGKTVLAAEVAKSLGRPLLQWHVKSTTKAQQGLYEYDAVARLRDSQLGDSRVHDISNYIVKGKLWEAFEAPTPPVLLIDEIDKADIEFPNDLLLELDRMEFHVYETKQVVKAVRRPMVIITSNNEKELPDAFLRRCFFHYIRFPDRETMERIVAVHYPGIKPALLHEALTAFFDIREVAGLKKKPSTSELLDWIKLLLSEDLSPEDLRAKDKASLIPKLHGALLKNEQDVHLFERLAFLSRREGR; encoded by the coding sequence ATGTCGTTCAAGGGTACCGATAGCTATGTGGCGACCGAGGATCTGCTGGTCGCCGTCAATGCGGCGCTTAAGCTCGAGCGCCCGCTGCTGATCAAGGGCGAGCCGGGCACCGGCAAGACCGTGCTGGCCGCCGAGGTGGCCAAGTCGCTGGGCCGCCCGCTGCTGCAATGGCACGTCAAGTCCACCACCAAGGCGCAGCAGGGCCTGTACGAATACGATGCGGTGGCGCGCCTCCGGGATTCGCAATTGGGCGATTCCCGCGTCCACGACATCTCCAACTACATCGTCAAGGGCAAGCTGTGGGAGGCGTTCGAGGCCCCCACGCCGCCGGTGCTGCTGATCGACGAGATCGACAAGGCCGACATCGAATTTCCCAACGACCTGCTGCTGGAACTCGACCGCATGGAGTTCCATGTCTACGAGACCAAGCAGGTGGTCAAGGCGGTGCGGCGGCCCATGGTGATCATCACGTCGAACAACGAGAAGGAGCTGCCCGACGCCTTCCTGCGCCGCTGCTTCTTCCACTACATCCGCTTCCCCGACCGCGAGACCATGGAGCGGATCGTCGCCGTGCACTATCCCGGCATCAAGCCGGCCCTGCTGCACGAGGCGCTGACCGCCTTCTTCGACATCCGCGAGGTGGCGGGGCTGAAGAAGAAGCCGTCCACCTCGGAACTGCTGGACTGGATCAAGCTGCTGCTGTCCGAGGACCTGAGCCCGGAGGACCTGCGCGCCAAGGACAAGGCCTCGCTGATCCCCAAGCTGCACGGCGCCCTGCTCAAGAACGAGCAGGACGTTCACCTGTTCGAGCGCCTGGCCTTCCTCAGCCGGCGGGAGGGACGCTGA
- a CDS encoding CBS domain-containing protein, with amino-acid sequence MSVESILKTKGSVVFTIRPEHSVADAAALLTNKKVGVAVVCDAKGKLQGVLSERDIVKGLAQYGKAALEMPVRNVMSSPVVTCSPGDSVKTIMGVMTERRIRHLPVLEKDELIGIVSIGDAVNFRLTEAQMEMNVLRDVAATR; translated from the coding sequence ATGTCCGTAGAATCCATTCTGAAGACCAAGGGCAGCGTCGTTTTCACCATCCGTCCCGAGCATTCGGTGGCCGATGCCGCCGCCCTGCTGACCAACAAGAAGGTCGGCGTCGCCGTGGTTTGCGACGCCAAGGGCAAGCTGCAGGGCGTGCTGTCCGAGCGCGATATCGTCAAGGGCCTGGCCCAGTACGGCAAGGCCGCCCTGGAAATGCCGGTACGCAACGTCATGTCCAGCCCGGTGGTGACCTGCTCCCCCGGCGACAGCGTCAAGACCATCATGGGCGTGATGACCGAACGCCGCATCCGCCATCTGCCCGTGCTGGAAAAGGACGAACTGATCGGCATCGTCTCCATCGGCGACGCGGTCAACTTCCGCCTGACCGAGGCCCAGATGGAGATGAACGTGCTGCGCGACGTGGCCGCCACCCGCTGA
- a CDS encoding hemerythrin family protein produces the protein MTVIQWTEAMSVDVPLLDKDHKKLIQMINDLDQTAPDFMELFNAVLDYTTGHFDREEAHLEAIGYPGLDGHRTQHDSFADEVAAMLRQYREQAFDAADSRLKDFLWSWLKGHILIEDQRYAAWTRAKGC, from the coding sequence ATGACCGTCATCCAGTGGACCGAGGCCATGAGCGTGGACGTCCCGCTCCTGGACAAGGACCACAAGAAGCTGATTCAGATGATCAACGACCTGGACCAGACGGCCCCGGACTTCATGGAGCTGTTCAACGCGGTCCTCGATTACACCACCGGCCATTTCGACCGGGAGGAGGCCCACCTGGAAGCCATCGGCTATCCCGGCCTCGACGGCCACCGCACCCAGCATGATTCCTTCGCCGACGAGGTGGCGGCCATGCTGCGGCAGTACCGCGAGCAGGCCTTCGACGCCGCGGATTCCCGCCTCAAGGATTTCCTGTGGTCGTGGCTCAAGGGCCATATCCTGATCGAGGATCAGCGCTACGCGGCCTGGACCAGGGCCAAGGGCTGCTGA
- a CDS encoding VWA domain-containing protein: MFLNLFLELRDAKVPVTLKEYLTLLEALAEGVAEMNVDTFYYLSRSCLVKDERHLDKFDRVFGRVFDGIIGAGDELAAALKAAIPEEWLRKLAEKHLTPEEMEQIQSAGGFEKLMETLKKRLEEQKERHQGGSKWIGTAGTSPFGAYGYNPEGVRIGQHESRHRRAVKVWDERAYRNLDDGIELGTRNFRMALRRLRRFAREGAATELDLPGTITSTARAGGWLDLKMVPERHNKVKVLLLLDIGGSMDEHVRTCEELFSAVRSEFKHLEHYYFHNCPYSGLWKDNRRRHQDVTNTLDVIHTFPSDYKLIFVGDAAMSPYEITTPGGAVEEWNEEPGHVWMRRLLDQWPSAVWLNPAPQARWQWTHSTQIIEQLMGGRMHPLTLEGLDAAMRDLNRNGIHQ; encoded by the coding sequence ATGTTCCTCAACCTGTTCCTCGAGCTGCGCGACGCCAAGGTGCCGGTCACCCTGAAGGAGTACCTCACCCTGCTGGAGGCGCTGGCCGAAGGCGTGGCCGAGATGAACGTCGACACCTTCTACTACCTGTCCCGCTCCTGCCTGGTGAAGGACGAGCGCCACCTGGACAAGTTCGACCGGGTCTTCGGCCGGGTGTTCGACGGCATCATAGGGGCCGGTGACGAGTTGGCCGCCGCACTGAAGGCCGCCATCCCCGAGGAATGGCTGCGCAAGCTGGCGGAAAAGCACCTGACGCCCGAGGAGATGGAGCAGATCCAGTCGGCGGGCGGCTTCGAGAAGCTGATGGAGACGCTTAAGAAACGCCTGGAGGAGCAGAAGGAGCGCCATCAGGGCGGCTCCAAGTGGATCGGTACCGCCGGCACCTCGCCCTTCGGCGCCTATGGCTACAATCCCGAGGGCGTGCGCATCGGCCAGCACGAATCCCGCCATCGCCGCGCCGTCAAGGTGTGGGACGAGCGGGCCTACCGCAATCTGGACGACGGCATCGAGCTGGGCACCCGCAACTTCCGCATGGCGCTGCGCCGCCTGCGCCGTTTCGCCCGCGAGGGCGCCGCCACCGAACTGGACCTGCCCGGCACCATCACCTCCACGGCGCGGGCCGGCGGCTGGCTCGACTTGAAGATGGTCCCCGAGCGCCACAACAAGGTCAAGGTGCTGCTGCTGCTCGACATCGGCGGCTCCATGGACGAGCACGTGCGCACCTGCGAGGAGCTGTTCTCGGCGGTGCGCTCCGAGTTCAAGCACCTGGAGCACTACTACTTCCACAACTGCCCCTATTCCGGGCTGTGGAAGGACAACCGCCGCCGCCATCAGGACGTCACCAACACGCTCGACGTCATCCACACCTTTCCGTCCGACTACAAGCTGATCTTCGTGGGCGACGCCGCCATGAGCCCCTACGAGATCACCACGCCGGGCGGCGCGGTGGAGGAATGGAACGAGGAGCCGGGCCATGTCTGGATGCGCCGCCTGCTCGACCAGTGGCCCAGCGCCGTCTGGCTCAATCCCGCCCCCCAGGCCCGCTGGCAATGGACCCACTCCACCCAGATCATCGAGCAGCTGATGGGCGGCCGCATGCACCCGCTGACCCTGGAGGGGCTGGACGCCGCCATGCGCGACCTCAACCGGAACGGCATCCACCAATAA
- a CDS encoding phasin family protein, giving the protein MTIKIDGFEKFVALGKENADAFAKSGAATVKAFEEIAKAQQALIAENVKKADAAVKALFSVKSPAELADLQGKLAREAIEGAIADGRKLAELSTTALTAAVEPIQARFAALTKVAA; this is encoded by the coding sequence ATGACCATCAAGATCGACGGTTTCGAGAAGTTCGTCGCCCTGGGCAAGGAAAACGCCGACGCTTTCGCCAAGTCGGGCGCCGCCACCGTCAAGGCTTTCGAAGAGATCGCCAAGGCCCAGCAGGCCCTGATCGCCGAGAACGTCAAGAAGGCCGACGCCGCCGTCAAGGCGCTGTTCTCCGTCAAGAGCCCGGCCGAGCTGGCCGACCTGCAGGGCAAGCTGGCCCGCGAGGCCATCGAGGGCGCCATCGCCGACGGCCGCAAGCTGGCCGAGCTGTCGACCACTGCGCTCACCGCCGCGGTCGAGCCGATCCAGGCCCGTTTCGCCGCGCTGACCAAGGTTGCCGCCTAA